TTGCCTCTGTCGCTAGCAGTCAGCGAGGTACTCACAAGCCGGACCTGGTCGCGCCGAGTATTCGTTTTGTCTGGGACTGGCGTGATTGCGCTTGCTGTGTTCCTGACGATGTCGCGAGGTGCGCTCGCCGCGGTGGCAGCGATTGCGTTTGTGTTTTTGTTTCGGTTACGTCTGGACCGTCGCCTGCTTCTTCCGGTGGTAGCGACGGGTGGGGCATTGTTGTTCATGCCCGCGTTATTTTTTGAACGTATGCACGAAGCTTCAGCCAGCAGGATTTCAGGGCGACAGGATATTTGGCTCATCGGGATCCATTCCCTAAAGAGTTACGGAGCATTCGGAGCAGGCCTCGACAATTTCCCTAATGCCTTTGAGAGGTACGCTGGAACGTCGCTCTTCTTTGCAGGAGACCAGCGCTCTTCTCACAACATCTATCTGACCGCCTCTGTCGAATTAGGAGTTGTGGGGATACTGTTTCTATTTGCGGCGTTGCGTTCACATATGAAGGCATTCAGACCTCTTACGAGAATGTCCCCGGCTTCAGCTAACATCGTAGCGTTCGAGGCGGCTTGTTGGGGGATGCTGATAGCGGGCTTTACCCTCGACATACTGTGGCGAAAGGCGTTCTGGTTCGTCTGGGCCCTTTCGGTTGTAGCGATTCAGGTCGTTCAACAGAACAAACAGCGCATTGATACTGATTCACTAGAGATGCAGAAGTCTTATCCCAGACGTGCTCGTTTTAATTAGGCTGCAATGTCCTCCGTCCCTGTCACTGCCGCCACTGGCGGCATAACCCAACCGTCTCCTGTCCCGCTGAAG
This genomic interval from Edaphobacter bradus contains the following:
- a CDS encoding O-antigen ligase family protein, whose protein sequence is MGLLLAAVLATACTLGLMVASDNWIVVAAICGLLLLLARPIEVALGLYAFLIPFESMTTIDNSDGPTPTLLRYVGLVALLATVGAGWLSERITRPPKTALFWSLFILWCAVSTLWAIDPEMALHRLPTVLGLWLLYMAVVSVRMTAKELAWITLLTILGGCSASVYSAYMFFQAGDAVGRASLGEGSTLSDPNFFAIALLLPLSLAVSEVLTSRTWSRRVFVLSGTGVIALAVFLTMSRGALAAVAAIAFVFLFRLRLDRRLLLPVVATGGALLFMPALFFERMHEASASRISGRQDIWLIGIHSLKSYGAFGAGLDNFPNAFERYAGTSLFFAGDQRSSHNIYLTASVELGVVGILFLFAALRSHMKAFRPLTRMSPASANIVAFEAACWGMLIAGFTLDILWRKAFWFVWALSVVAIQVVQQNKQRIDTDSLEMQKSYPRRARFN